One segment of Yersinia kristensenii DNA contains the following:
- the ptsP gene encoding phosphoenolpyruvate--protein phosphotransferase, translating into MLTRLREIVEKVAMATSLTDALELLVNETCLAMDTEVCSIYLADNDRRCYYLMATRGLKKPRGRTITLAFDEGIVGLVGRLAEPINLADAQSHPSFKYVPQVKEDRFRAFLGVPIIYRRQLLGVLVVQQREHRQFDESEESFMVTLATQLAGILSQSQLNAIFGQYRQTRIRALAAAPGVAVAEGWQDTSQPSLDLVYEASTLDTAQERERLTQALEEAAAEFRRFSKRFAASSQKESAAIFDLYSHLLNDARLKRELFAQIDAGSVAEWAVKQVVEQFAAQFASLQDTYMRERASDLRALGQRLLFHLDDSTSGASQWPERFILVADELTATLLAEVPQDRLAGVVVRDGAANSHAAILVRAMGIPTVMGADIQPALLNQRLLIVDGYRGEVLVDPEPVLVKEYQRLVTEEIELSKLAEDDVEQPAALKSGERIQVMLNAGLSPEHEQLLGGRVDGVGLYRTEIPFMLQSGFPSEEEQVTQYQGMLQLYPNKPVTLRTLDIGADKQLPYMPISEENPCLGWRGIRVTLDQPEIFLIQVRAMLRANAGTGNLGILLPMITSLEEVDEAKRLIDRAGREVQELLGYALPQPKLGVMVEVPAMIFMLPYLKSRVDFISVGTNDLTQYLLAVDRNNTRVASLYDSLHPAMLQVLSHILTQATQSGLQVSLCGEMAGDPMGALLLVGLGYRNLSMNGRSVARIKYLLRNIDLVDAQALAERVLSAQMTTDVRHLTAAFMERKGLGGLIRGGK; encoded by the coding sequence ATGCTCACGCGTTTGCGAGAAATAGTTGAGAAAGTGGCGATGGCAACCAGCCTGACGGATGCGTTAGAGCTGTTGGTCAATGAAACCTGTCTGGCGATGGACACGGAAGTTTGCTCGATTTATCTGGCAGACAATGACCGCCGTTGTTATTACCTGATGGCGACACGGGGTTTGAAAAAGCCCCGTGGTCGCACCATTACGCTGGCCTTTGACGAGGGCATCGTCGGGCTAGTCGGGCGTCTGGCAGAACCCATTAACCTGGCTGATGCCCAGAGCCACCCTAGTTTTAAATATGTTCCCCAAGTCAAAGAGGATCGCTTCCGGGCATTCCTCGGGGTTCCTATTATTTATCGCCGTCAGTTGCTTGGCGTGCTGGTGGTTCAGCAACGTGAACATCGCCAATTTGATGAGAGCGAAGAGTCGTTCATGGTCACGCTGGCAACGCAACTGGCAGGGATCCTTTCTCAATCGCAGCTTAATGCCATTTTTGGTCAATATCGCCAAACGCGGATCCGCGCATTGGCTGCGGCTCCCGGTGTCGCGGTCGCTGAGGGGTGGCAGGATACTTCGCAGCCTTCCCTTGATTTGGTTTACGAAGCTTCGACACTTGATACCGCCCAAGAACGTGAACGCCTAACACAAGCACTGGAAGAGGCTGCGGCCGAATTCCGCCGTTTCAGTAAGCGCTTTGCTGCCAGCTCACAAAAAGAGAGCGCGGCGATTTTCGATCTCTATTCCCACTTGCTCAATGACGCCCGTCTAAAGCGCGAACTTTTTGCTCAAATTGACGCCGGATCGGTGGCGGAATGGGCAGTTAAGCAAGTGGTCGAGCAATTTGCTGCGCAGTTTGCCAGCTTGCAAGACACTTATATGCGCGAGCGTGCCAGTGATCTGCGGGCATTAGGCCAGCGCTTGCTATTCCATCTCGATGACAGCACCTCTGGGGCCAGCCAATGGCCAGAGCGTTTCATTCTGGTGGCTGATGAACTCACCGCGACACTCTTGGCCGAAGTTCCACAGGATCGCCTCGCCGGTGTCGTGGTGCGTGATGGTGCGGCTAACTCCCATGCTGCCATTTTGGTGCGCGCCATGGGGATCCCGACGGTAATGGGCGCGGATATTCAACCCGCGTTACTGAATCAGCGGTTACTCATTGTTGATGGTTATCGTGGCGAAGTGCTGGTTGATCCGGAGCCGGTGTTAGTCAAAGAGTATCAGCGGCTGGTCACAGAAGAGATTGAACTTAGCAAACTGGCTGAAGATGATGTTGAACAGCCTGCTGCTCTGAAAAGTGGTGAGCGGATTCAAGTGATGCTGAACGCAGGTCTTAGCCCGGAACATGAGCAACTACTGGGGGGACGAGTGGATGGCGTGGGCTTATATCGCACCGAAATTCCGTTTATGTTGCAAAGCGGCTTCCCCTCTGAGGAAGAGCAGGTAACGCAGTATCAGGGCATGTTGCAGCTTTACCCGAACAAGCCAGTAACACTCAGAACATTGGACATTGGTGCCGATAAACAGCTTCCTTATATGCCTATCAGTGAAGAGAATCCCTGTCTGGGCTGGCGCGGCATCCGTGTGACTCTCGATCAGCCAGAGATTTTCCTGATCCAAGTCCGAGCAATGCTTAGAGCCAATGCTGGAACCGGCAATTTGGGTATTTTATTGCCGATGATCACTAGCCTGGAAGAAGTCGACGAGGCAAAACGCCTGATTGATCGCGCGGGCCGTGAAGTTCAGGAACTTCTGGGCTATGCATTGCCGCAGCCCAAACTGGGCGTGATGGTTGAAGTGCCCGCCATGATATTTATGCTGCCGTATCTGAAATCACGGGTCGATTTTATCTCAGTCGGTACCAATGATCTGACCCAATATTTGCTGGCGGTGGATCGCAATAATACCCGCGTGGCTTCACTGTATGACAGTTTACATCCCGCGATGTTACAAGTGCTTAGCCACATCTTGACGCAGGCGACACAGTCTGGCCTGCAAGTGAGTTTATGTGGTGAAATGGCCGGTGATCCGATGGGCGCTTTATTGCTGGTTGGGCTGGGTTATCGCAATCTCAGCATGAATGGTCGCAGTGTAGCGCGCATTAAATACCTGCTGCGTAATATCGATTTAGTGGATGCGCAAGCTCTGGCCGAGCGAGTACTAAGTGCGCAAATGACCACCGATGTACGTCATTTAACCGCGGCATTCATGGAGCGCAAAGGGTTAGGGGGCCTGATTCGCGGTGGTAAATAA
- the lgt gene encoding prolipoprotein diacylglyceryl transferase — MSNSYLAFPKFDPVIFSIGPVSLHWYGLMYLVGFVFAMWLAVRRANKPGSGWTKEEVENLLYAGFLGVFVGGRVGYVLFYNLPMFLDNPLYLFKVWDGGMSFHGGLIGVICVMLWFARRTKRHFFQVADFMAPLIPFGLGAGRLGNFINGELWGRVTTDTPWAMLFPTSRGEDIAIVAADPAKWQAIFNQYGVLPRHPSQLYEMILEGVVLFIILNLFIRKPRPMGSVSGLFLIGYGAFRIIVECFRQPDAQLGLFDGVISMGQILSVPMILAGIIMMIWAYRRPAQQLS, encoded by the coding sequence ATGAGCAATAGCTATCTGGCGTTTCCTAAATTTGATCCGGTCATTTTCTCCATTGGTCCGGTTTCCCTGCATTGGTATGGCCTGATGTATTTGGTGGGCTTTGTCTTCGCGATGTGGTTGGCGGTTCGTCGGGCTAACAAACCGGGTAGTGGCTGGACCAAAGAAGAAGTCGAAAATCTGCTTTACGCCGGTTTCCTCGGGGTGTTTGTTGGTGGCCGTGTCGGTTATGTTCTGTTCTATAACTTGCCGATGTTCCTCGATAATCCACTGTATCTGTTTAAGGTATGGGATGGCGGCATGTCATTCCACGGCGGTTTGATTGGTGTTATCTGTGTGATGCTGTGGTTTGCTCGCCGCACCAAGCGTCATTTCTTCCAGGTCGCTGATTTTATGGCTCCACTAATTCCATTTGGCTTAGGTGCTGGTCGTTTGGGTAATTTTATCAATGGCGAGCTGTGGGGCCGTGTCACGACAGATACCCCGTGGGCGATGCTGTTCCCCACTTCTCGGGGCGAAGATATTGCGATTGTTGCCGCGGATCCGGCTAAATGGCAGGCGATTTTCAATCAATACGGTGTATTGCCGCGCCACCCTTCGCAACTGTATGAAATGATATTGGAAGGGGTGGTGCTGTTTATTATCCTGAACCTATTTATCCGTAAGCCGCGCCCGATGGGCAGTGTTTCAGGCCTGTTCCTGATTGGTTATGGCGCGTTCCGTATTATTGTTGAATGTTTCCGCCAGCCAGATGCCCAGCTCGGCTTGTTCGACGGCGTGATCAGCATGGGGCAGATTCTCTCTGTGCCTATGATTCTGGCCGGTATCATTATGATGATTTGGGCGTATCGCCGTCCTGCGCAACAACTTTCGTGA